The following are encoded together in the Raineyella sp. LH-20 genome:
- a CDS encoding NAD(+) synthase, producing the protein MQFASAYDQGFVRVAAVTVPVSAAEPDRNLAAVLEAAEELSRRGVGLAVFPELCLTGYSLEDLLLQSPLQDAAEQALADLVEASRDLLPVLMVGLPVRHRHRLLNVAAVVHRGELLGLVPKAYVPTYREFYERRHFAPGDDIRGELTLAGRTVPIGPDLLFAAEDVAGLVIHAEVCEDMWVPVPPSAEASLAGATVLANLSGSPITVTKAEHRKLLARAASARCLAAYVYAAAGEGESTTDLSWDGQTFVYEDGDLLAETERFPHGWRCSVADIDLQRLTAERFRQGTFDDNRRTHAARAEAFRTVRFRLDPPRHDIGLERHVDRFPFVPDDPERLALDCYEAYNIQVAGLAQRLTAIGTPKAVIGVSGGLDSTHALIVAARAMDLLGRPRTDILAFTMPGFATTEHTRSNAEELCRALGVTFEQLDIRPAARQLLADMGHPFADGEPHYDVTFENVQAGLRYDYLFRLANQRGGIVVGTGDLSELALGWCTYGVGDQMSHYGVNAGVPKTLIQHLIRWVIASGQVGEETAAILRSILDTEISPELIPVADGEKPQSTQDSIGPYALHDFTLHHLLRLGYGPAKIAFLAHHAWHDPERGAWPPGYPADEREAYDLATIRHWLEVFLQRFFGNQFKRSALPNGPKVMAGGALSPRGDWRMPSDTAARTWLAELERDVPEA; encoded by the coding sequence GTGCAGTTCGCATCGGCGTACGACCAGGGGTTCGTCCGGGTCGCCGCGGTCACCGTCCCGGTCAGTGCCGCCGAGCCGGACCGCAACCTGGCGGCCGTCCTCGAGGCGGCCGAGGAGCTGTCCCGGCGCGGCGTCGGGCTGGCCGTGTTTCCCGAGCTGTGTCTCACCGGCTACTCGCTGGAGGATCTGCTGCTGCAGAGCCCGCTGCAGGACGCCGCCGAGCAGGCACTGGCCGACCTGGTCGAGGCGAGCCGGGACCTGTTGCCGGTGCTGATGGTGGGTCTGCCGGTGCGCCACCGCCATCGGCTGCTCAACGTCGCGGCGGTGGTGCACCGCGGTGAGTTGCTCGGCCTGGTGCCCAAGGCGTACGTCCCCACTTACCGGGAGTTCTACGAGCGGCGGCACTTCGCCCCGGGCGACGACATCCGGGGCGAGCTGACGCTGGCCGGCCGTACGGTGCCGATCGGTCCCGACCTGCTGTTCGCCGCCGAGGACGTCGCGGGGCTGGTGATCCACGCCGAGGTGTGCGAGGACATGTGGGTGCCGGTGCCGCCGAGCGCCGAGGCGTCCCTGGCCGGCGCAACGGTGCTGGCCAACCTCTCCGGCTCCCCGATCACCGTGACCAAGGCCGAGCACCGCAAACTGCTGGCCCGCGCCGCCTCGGCGCGCTGCCTGGCGGCGTACGTCTACGCGGCGGCCGGGGAGGGCGAGTCGACCACCGACCTGTCCTGGGACGGGCAGACCTTCGTCTACGAGGACGGTGACCTGCTGGCGGAGACCGAGCGGTTCCCCCACGGGTGGCGGTGCTCGGTGGCCGACATCGACCTGCAGCGGCTCACCGCCGAACGGTTCCGGCAGGGCACCTTCGACGACAACCGGCGCACCCACGCTGCGCGGGCGGAGGCGTTCCGTACGGTCCGGTTCCGGCTCGACCCGCCGCGTCACGACATCGGGCTGGAACGCCACGTCGACCGGTTCCCGTTCGTCCCCGACGATCCGGAGCGGCTCGCCCTCGACTGCTACGAGGCCTACAACATCCAGGTCGCCGGGCTGGCGCAGCGGCTGACCGCCATCGGCACCCCCAAGGCGGTGATCGGTGTGTCGGGCGGCCTGGACTCCACCCACGCGCTGATCGTCGCGGCCCGGGCGATGGACCTGCTGGGCAGGCCGCGGACCGACATCCTCGCCTTCACCATGCCCGGGTTCGCCACCACCGAGCACACCCGCAGCAATGCCGAGGAGCTGTGCCGGGCGCTCGGGGTGACCTTCGAGCAGCTCGACATCCGGCCCGCGGCCCGTCAGCTGCTCGCTGACATGGGCCACCCGTTCGCCGACGGGGAGCCGCACTATGACGTCACCTTCGAGAACGTCCAGGCCGGGCTGCGCTACGACTACCTGTTCCGGCTGGCCAACCAGCGCGGCGGGATCGTCGTCGGCACCGGTGATCTCTCCGAGCTGGCCCTCGGCTGGTGCACGTACGGTGTCGGCGACCAGATGTCCCACTACGGGGTCAACGCCGGAGTGCCGAAGACCCTGATCCAGCACCTGATCCGCTGGGTGATCGCGTCGGGGCAGGTGGGGGAGGAGACCGCGGCGATCCTGCGCTCCATCCTCGACACCGAGATCAGCCCGGAGCTGATCCCGGTCGCCGACGGCGAGAAGCCACAGTCCACCCAGGACTCCATCGGACCGTACGCCCTGCACGACTTCACCCTGCACCACCTGCTCCGGCTCGGCTACGGGCCGGCGAAGATCGCCTTCCTCGCCCACCACGCCTGGCACGACCCGGAGCGGGGCGCCTGGCCGCCCGGCTACCCGGCCGACGAGCGGGAGGCGTACGACCTGGCCACCATCCGGCACTGGCTCGAGGTGTTCCTCCAGCGCTTCTTCGGCAACCAGTTCAAGCGGTCGGCGCTGCCCAACGGTCCGAAGGTGATGGCCGGCGGGGCCCTGTCGCCCCGTGGCGACTGGCGGATGCCCTCCGACACCGCGGCACGGACCTGGCTGGCCGAGCTGGAGCGGGACGTCCCGGAGGCCTGA